One genomic segment of Anaerobiospirillum thomasii includes these proteins:
- the asnB gene encoding asparagine synthase B translates to MCSIFGILEIKENPEQLRRQALEMSRRQLHRGPDWEGIYQGEHAIIVHERLSIVDPSNGAQPLYNNNRTHVLAANGEIYNHRQLKAELKDAYEFSTGSDCEVILPLYAEFKKTGEIFLDRLIGDFAFMVYDAEDNSYFIARDHMGIVPLYVGQDHAGRFYVASEMKALTPVCDAVKEFPPGCYLYSKDGSDFKTYYKRDWMEYDNVKNNTTSVEQLKEALMDSVKRQLMCDVPYGVLLSGGLDSSVISAIAKFYAEGRVEDDGKTQAWFPRLHSFAIGLKDAPDLKKARVVADYLGTVHHEINYTVQEGIDALRDVIYHIETYDVTTIRASTPMFLMARYIKAMGIKMVLSGEGSDEIFGGYLYFHKAPDSKEFHEELVRKLSQLHLYDCLRANKSLMAWGVEGRVPFLDKKFLDVAMRINPEDKMCPGKTIEKKVLREAFTGMLPDDVLWRQKEQFSDGVGYSWIDALRDYAEQQVSDVKFEQRAVRFPVNTPVTKEAYLYREIFEELFKLPSAVSTVPYGKSVACSTETAIAWDEKFKNMADPSGRAVTDVHDDAYEMGHKL, encoded by the coding sequence ATGTGTTCAATATTTGGAATTCTTGAGATTAAAGAAAACCCAGAACAGTTGCGCCGCCAGGCTTTGGAAATGTCAAGACGCCAGCTGCATCGTGGTCCTGACTGGGAGGGTATTTATCAGGGCGAGCATGCCATTATCGTGCATGAGCGTCTGTCAATTGTAGATCCATCAAACGGCGCTCAACCTCTGTACAATAATAATCGCACTCATGTACTTGCCGCTAATGGTGAGATTTACAATCACAGACAGTTAAAAGCCGAGCTCAAAGACGCCTATGAATTCTCCACAGGCTCTGACTGTGAGGTTATTCTGCCTTTATATGCAGAATTTAAAAAGACAGGCGAGATCTTTTTAGACCGTCTTATCGGTGACTTTGCCTTTATGGTCTATGATGCTGAGGATAACAGCTATTTTATTGCCCGTGACCACATGGGTATTGTACCTTTATATGTAGGTCAGGATCATGCCGGCCGCTTCTATGTTGCCTCTGAAATGAAGGCACTGACCCCTGTGTGCGATGCCGTCAAGGAATTTCCACCAGGCTGCTATCTGTATTCAAAAGATGGCAGTGACTTTAAGACCTATTACAAGCGCGACTGGATGGAGTATGACAATGTCAAAAACAATACTACATCTGTTGAACAGCTCAAAGAGGCTCTGATGGACAGCGTCAAGCGTCAGCTCATGTGCGACGTGCCATATGGCGTACTGCTCTCAGGCGGTCTTGATTCATCAGTTATCTCAGCTATTGCTAAGTTTTATGCCGAAGGCCGTGTTGAAGATGACGGCAAGACACAGGCCTGGTTCCCACGCCTGCACTCTTTTGCCATTGGCCTCAAGGATGCACCTGATCTGAAAAAAGCCCGTGTAGTTGCCGATTATCTTGGTACTGTACACCATGAAATCAACTATACAGTACAAGAGGGTATAGATGCCCTGCGCGATGTTATATATCATATTGAAACCTATGATGTAACCACCATCCGCGCCTCAACCCCAATGTTCCTCATGGCCCGCTACATCAAGGCCATGGGTATCAAGATGGTACTCTCAGGCGAAGGCTCAGATGAGATCTTCGGTGGCTATCTGTATTTCCACAAGGCTCCTGATTCAAAGGAATTCCACGAAGAGCTCGTGCGTAAACTCTCACAGCTGCACCTGTATGACTGCCTGCGCGCCAACAAGTCACTTATGGCCTGGGGCGTTGAAGGTCGTGTGCCATTCCTTGACAAGAAGTTTTTAGATGTTGCCATGCGCATCAATCCTGAGGATAAGATGTGCCCTGGCAAGACTATTGAGAAGAAGGTATTGCGTGAGGCCTTTACCGGCATGCTGCCAGATGATGTGCTCTGGCGTCAGAAAGAGCAGTTCTCTGATGGCGTAGGCTATTCATGGATTGATGCTCTGCGCGATTATGCCGAGCAGCAGGTATCTGATGTAAAATTTGAGCAAAGAGCCGTACGCTTCCCTGTCAACACTCCTGTCACCAAGGAAGCCTATCTGTATCGCGAGATCTTTGAAGAGCTCTTTAAACTCCCATCAGCTGTAAGCACTGTACCTTATGGCAAGTCAGTAGCCTGCTCCACAGAGACAGCTATTGCCTGGGATGAGAAGTTTAAGAACATGGCTGATCCTTCAGGCCGCGCCGTGACCGATGTGCACGATGATGCCTATGAAATGGGTCATAAGCTCTAA
- the hemH gene encoding ferrochelatase, whose translation MKKAVVLINTGSIYAADRSEYLAFMRRFLSDINVVKLPLWLKPLLFRLILPLRSSRILSHYKSIFTDKGNPYFIYTQNLVDTLNKATDDCDFYQAQSYSRPFLKDVLVALKAKGYSADDIIFIPLYPQYCRATTQAAMSLIKKTLREVFVNISEPYNFHSIKSYCFDNAYIKALAASFKDHSLGDHIIFTYHSMLKESIASGDSYQKECEYTTQSVCKALMLNPDKISHTYQSPAGLRQAWLGPFLDERLIELAKDGIKHVTVIAPTFSIDCLETLYEIKIENQKRFIEHGGDRLEYIAALNDSNDHADLILHLLQKYTEQM comes from the coding sequence ATGAAAAAAGCGGTTGTTCTTATCAATACAGGCTCTATATACGCAGCAGACAGATCTGAGTATCTTGCCTTTATGCGCCGCTTTTTATCGGATATCAATGTAGTCAAGCTGCCTTTGTGGCTAAAACCACTGCTCTTTAGACTTATTCTGCCTCTGCGCTCTTCTCGTATCCTGTCACACTATAAAAGTATATTTACCGATAAGGGCAATCCTTATTTTATCTATACACAAAATCTTGTAGATACACTTAATAAAGCCACTGATGATTGTGATTTTTATCAGGCACAAAGCTATAGCAGACCTTTTTTAAAAGATGTGCTTGTTGCTTTAAAGGCTAAAGGCTACAGCGCTGATGATATTATCTTTATACCTTTATATCCTCAGTACTGCAGAGCCACCACACAGGCCGCCATGTCTTTGATTAAAAAGACTCTAAGAGAAGTTTTTGTAAATATATCAGAGCCTTACAATTTTCACTCCATTAAATCCTACTGTTTTGATAATGCCTATATCAAGGCCCTTGCTGCATCTTTTAAGGATCACAGCCTTGGAGATCATATTATCTTTACCTATCACTCTATGCTAAAGGAGTCTATTGCCTCAGGGGACAGCTATCAAAAAGAGTGTGAATATACTACACAGTCAGTGTGCAAAGCTCTTATGCTCAATCCTGATAAGATAAGTCATACCTATCAGTCACCAGCAGGTTTAAGGCAGGCCTGGCTTGGCCCTTTTTTAGATGAGAGACTAATTGAACTTGCCAAAGATGGCATTAAACATGTAACTGTAATTGCTCCCACCTTCAGCATTGACTGTCTTGAGACTTTATATGAGATAAAGATTGAAAATCAAAAACGCTTTATTGAACATGGCGGGGATAGGCTTGAGTATATTGCTGCCTTAAATGACAGCAATGATCACGCAGATTTGATTTTACATCTGCTGCAAAAGTACACAGAGCAGATGTAA
- a CDS encoding tRNA pseudouridine(55) synthase TruB, whose protein sequence is MIWRKKRPIRAWRHFLYYLSAKRRKALIAKEEENVQIRCNGRFLGVGYFKKGMLIPRRMMSNLDF, encoded by the coding sequence ATAATTTGGCGCAAAAAAAGGCCCATTCGGGCCTGGAGACATTTTTTATATTACTTAAGTGCTAAACGCAGGAAGGCTCTTATAGCAAAAGAGGAGGAGAATGTGCAGATACGCTGCAACGGCCGCTTCCTGGGTGTTGGCTATTTTAAAAAGGGTATGTTAATTCCACGCCGTATGATGTCAAATCTGGATTTTTAA
- a CDS encoding IS1634 family transposase, translating to MYLTKRTKNGGVYLYLVENYKDPDSGKRKVRTIKSFGKLESIDSETLSKLEAQYAQPAQKSREEQKNHINRSLTSITDIANSFEQSNFNKANLLHYSNLIIRPIWKQLNLDYKLNYLQKQFTKITSYKLSDILFYLVCRKITSPSSYINSFTEQSTVLNNPIEGICQDNIYAALDYFNKFYRELLPYAVKKSYAQKDYEPCNKDGGPNMIFFDCTNCYFETPYDDREQFTHTFIKQKKDELIDSGASVEQIEKYLDSEEFLGELDTAIKDHEEEFIRMRGPSKEARFSQPLVSVSLVIDERGVPIDFAVFPGNHSEFKQVAPTIERLKEQYNVQNCYFVADRGINSTSNLEEILKKSLGFIVAQKITGQSKKDTEQMLDPNGWKSFDLTSDSKINFIKDDIDRGFKYKVCKKEKSARVVLENGTVKTIKVNCNIVYTFSPKRREKELHDIEEAKIKAQQAIDEGRLMGNPSGSGWRCLVKTQKEVTQNKKDKQLYKAVALNQDVIENRIRLAGYSAIIYEDPKSVKEKGAEISDCVVLGAYHSLVRIEECFRIMKNSFELRPVYVKRYERTVAHVFICVLSLMILRLMQIRLSEYGVHITINQITSNLNKAMVMPLCLSKEDTLYINCFENADIYTPKSTRLSAQDNDVLDVKSAIDNYNNQRKKEADIIDTIIKAMGLVENPV from the coding sequence ATGTATCTGACTAAAAGAACTAAAAATGGTGGGGTCTATCTGTATCTGGTAGAGAATTATAAAGATCCAGATTCAGGCAAACGTAAGGTCAGAACCATAAAAAGTTTCGGTAAACTTGAAAGTATCGACAGTGAGACTCTTTCAAAACTTGAAGCTCAATATGCACAGCCTGCACAAAAGAGCAGAGAGGAGCAAAAGAACCACATCAATAGATCGTTGACATCTATTACAGATATTGCCAACTCATTCGAGCAAAGCAATTTCAATAAAGCTAATCTGCTGCACTATTCAAATCTCATCATAAGACCAATATGGAAGCAGCTTAATCTTGACTACAAACTTAACTATCTACAAAAGCAATTTACTAAAATAACTTCCTACAAACTTTCTGACATCCTGTTCTATCTGGTGTGCAGAAAAATTACCAGTCCGTCATCCTACATTAACTCATTTACTGAGCAGAGCACTGTTTTAAATAATCCTATTGAAGGCATCTGTCAGGACAATATCTACGCAGCATTGGATTATTTCAATAAATTCTACAGAGAGCTTTTGCCATACGCAGTAAAGAAATCATATGCACAAAAAGACTATGAACCATGTAACAAAGATGGCGGTCCAAATATGATATTTTTCGACTGCACCAACTGCTACTTTGAAACTCCATATGACGATAGAGAGCAATTTACACACACGTTTATTAAGCAGAAAAAAGATGAGCTTATTGACAGTGGAGCAAGTGTTGAACAGATTGAGAAGTACCTTGACAGTGAAGAGTTTTTAGGAGAGCTGGATACTGCTATTAAAGATCATGAAGAAGAATTTATAAGAATGCGCGGCCCATCAAAAGAGGCACGTTTCAGTCAACCCCTTGTCTCAGTTTCTCTGGTAATAGATGAGCGAGGTGTTCCTATTGATTTTGCTGTATTTCCTGGCAATCACTCTGAATTTAAACAGGTTGCTCCTACTATTGAGAGACTCAAAGAGCAGTATAACGTACAGAACTGTTATTTTGTTGCAGACAGAGGCATTAACTCTACCTCCAATCTTGAGGAGATATTAAAGAAATCATTGGGGTTTATTGTTGCTCAGAAGATTACTGGACAGTCGAAAAAAGATACTGAGCAAATGTTGGATCCTAACGGCTGGAAGAGTTTTGATTTGACATCTGACAGCAAGATCAATTTTATTAAAGACGATATCGACAGAGGCTTTAAATATAAGGTTTGTAAAAAGGAAAAAAGCGCAAGGGTAGTGCTTGAAAATGGAACTGTTAAAACCATAAAGGTTAATTGCAATATTGTTTATACATTCTCTCCAAAACGTAGGGAAAAAGAGCTGCATGATATTGAAGAGGCAAAAATCAAGGCCCAACAAGCCATTGATGAAGGCAGACTTATGGGGAACCCGTCCGGCTCTGGCTGGCGCTGTCTGGTGAAAACACAAAAAGAAGTAACACAAAATAAAAAAGACAAGCAGCTTTATAAAGCCGTAGCTCTGAATCAGGATGTAATCGAAAACCGAATCAGGCTTGCAGGATATAGCGCGATTATTTATGAAGATCCAAAAAGTGTTAAAGAGAAAGGAGCTGAAATAAGTGATTGTGTAGTGCTTGGCGCCTATCACTCCTTAGTGCGTATTGAGGAATGTTTTAGAATAATGAAAAATAGCTTTGAGCTCAGACCTGTTTATGTCAAGCGTTATGAAAGAACTGTTGCTCATGTATTTATCTGTGTGTTATCACTGATGATTTTAAGACTGATGCAGATAAGACTCAGTGAGTATGGGGTACATATAACGATCAATCAGATCACATCAAATCTCAACAAGGCTATGGTTATGCCTTTGTGTCTTAGTAAAGAAGATACGCTTTACATAAATTGCTTTGAAAATGCTGATATCTATACTCCTAAGTCTACAAGGCTATCAGCTCAGGATAATGACGTACTTGATGTAAAATCAGCCATTGACAATTACAATAACCAAAGGAAAAAAGAAGCCGATATTATAGATACCATTATAAAAGCTATGGGTCTTGTGGAAAATCCGGTCTAA
- a CDS encoding ATP-binding protein: MSNEQTYTLTEDESRIIKAFKDIRLKGLALAFHRQFTTPDIFSGLTFNERLLMALQEHIDYANEVKGQTLLKRSKLRGNQDLDFILRSEKRGLSNTTMAELASLSFVVKKQNVIVRGASGTGKTELICNIGRRACLRGMSVQYTIANDLLEQFSIFNVEQRLKFREKLKKVHLLIIDDLFLTDFYEARYAKYLNDILNDRINTASTLIATQLTSVGMAKRFVNIDAAITDAVTRRINQCVQDITLLPYDFV, from the coding sequence ATGTCAAATGAACAAACTTACACTCTAACTGAAGATGAAAGCCGTATAATAAAAGCTTTTAAAGACATTCGTTTAAAAGGCCTTGCTCTGGCCTTTCATCGCCAGTTTACAACGCCAGACATATTTAGCGGTTTGACATTTAATGAAAGACTGCTGATGGCGCTTCAAGAGCATATTGATTATGCTAATGAGGTTAAAGGTCAGACGCTGTTAAAGCGCAGTAAACTCAGAGGAAATCAAGATTTAGATTTTATTTTAAGGAGTGAAAAGAGAGGGCTTAGTAATACAACTATGGCAGAGCTTGCCTCGCTGAGTTTTGTAGTTAAAAAACAAAATGTCATAGTACGAGGAGCATCTGGAACAGGTAAGACAGAGCTCATATGCAATATCGGTAGAAGAGCTTGCCTCAGAGGCATGAGTGTACAATATACAATAGCCAATGATCTCCTAGAGCAATTCTCTATATTTAACGTAGAGCAAAGACTTAAATTCAGAGAAAAGCTTAAAAAGGTGCACCTGCTGATAATAGATGATTTATTTTTGACCGACTTTTATGAAGCCAGGTATGCTAAATATCTTAATGATATTTTAAATGATCGTATTAATACTGCGTCTACACTGATAGCAACACAGCTTACATCTGTAGGTATGGCTAAAAGGTTTGTAAATATTGATGCAGCCATAACAGATGCTGTAACTAGGCGCATTAATCAGTGTGTACAGGATATTACACTTCTGCCATATGACTTTGTCTAG
- a CDS encoding Mu transposase domain-containing protein: protein MTKRQHLSADKLKDIAKLILGGLNNTQIGARVGVSRFTVSHIKERLFKADICSRYSLELLSNQQLVDICYLASGTDNGTQEEHVSRSEFMPDFLEMAVDRLERHMSKQFYYFNYMENCIANKWHYLSRSQFYHYLKKAEDELFAKTADPVFIMDKTYGLSCEIDFAGKKCALTLPGGVKTDFNVFVIVWSASCYVFARFVERQTTEATCIAISAAFKHFNCLPQEIIPDNAKAWVEDHSIISEPIINKSFEDFMSRFDVFVHPTSPRAPTHKSRVEYAVRLITERVINNYDSDTPRSLEEHNHLLQDLIEKRINQAQLRGDLEQNRAYLFEHCEKPKARAMISTIPQFAHIYILKVPRNYHITFGTNKYSVPYTYIGQVVTVRVYENILTISCDDRLIATHPINFAQNNSVNTIRAHMPENHKAVQDERKYLKIEQALDEAFNLSKNLHSYCSWKNKQKNGHALKACVAAINFYKGSANTELADKTFMKIMQMEPAVRNITNLVQIYKQMVSESLKPREDDIADIACTAEDPVINEPRSDKASEQGNLTFSVDDDGVLRNSRDVAMARKLGKAQENK, encoded by the coding sequence ATGACAAAAAGACAGCATTTGAGCGCAGACAAGCTCAAAGACATAGCCAAGCTTATTCTTGGAGGGCTGAATAATACCCAGATTGGAGCTAGAGTTGGTGTCTCCCGTTTTACTGTATCGCACATAAAAGAGAGGCTGTTTAAAGCAGACATCTGCTCCCGATACTCTCTTGAGCTTCTTAGTAATCAGCAACTTGTAGATATATGCTATCTGGCATCAGGTACAGATAATGGTACTCAGGAGGAGCATGTCTCCCGCTCAGAGTTTATGCCAGATTTTTTGGAGATGGCTGTAGACCGCCTGGAAAGGCATATGAGCAAGCAATTTTATTATTTTAATTACATGGAAAACTGTATTGCCAATAAATGGCACTACTTATCTCGCAGTCAGTTTTATCATTATTTAAAAAAGGCAGAAGATGAGCTTTTTGCAAAAACGGCTGATCCAGTATTTATCATGGACAAGACATATGGACTAAGCTGCGAAATTGATTTTGCCGGAAAAAAGTGTGCTCTGACACTTCCTGGAGGCGTTAAGACAGATTTTAATGTATTTGTAATTGTGTGGTCTGCCAGTTGTTACGTTTTTGCAAGATTCGTAGAAAGACAGACCACAGAGGCTACATGCATAGCTATAAGCGCTGCATTTAAGCACTTTAACTGTCTACCCCAGGAAATAATACCTGACAATGCCAAAGCATGGGTAGAAGATCACTCTATTATATCAGAGCCTATCATAAATAAATCATTTGAAGACTTTATGTCGCGTTTTGATGTATTTGTACATCCAACATCACCACGTGCGCCAACTCATAAATCCAGGGTTGAATACGCTGTAAGGTTAATAACTGAACGTGTTATCAACAATTATGACAGTGACACACCAAGATCACTGGAGGAACATAACCACCTATTACAGGATCTGATTGAAAAGCGTATTAATCAGGCCCAGCTGCGTGGAGATTTAGAGCAAAACAGAGCCTATCTGTTTGAGCATTGTGAAAAACCTAAAGCCCGCGCCATGATCTCTACCATACCTCAATTTGCCCATATCTATATCCTCAAAGTGCCTCGTAACTACCATATAACATTTGGTACAAATAAATATTCTGTCCCATATACCTATATAGGTCAGGTGGTAACAGTCAGAGTGTATGAAAATATATTAACAATATCATGCGATGATCGCCTTATTGCCACGCATCCTATTAATTTTGCACAAAATAACAGCGTCAATACGATTAGAGCACATATGCCTGAGAACCACAAGGCCGTTCAAGATGAAAGGAAGTATTTAAAGATTGAACAGGCGCTGGATGAAGCTTTTAATCTCAGTAAAAATCTGCACTCATACTGTTCATGGAAAAATAAGCAAAAAAACGGACATGCCCTCAAAGCATGTGTTGCGGCCATTAATTTCTATAAAGGATCTGCCAACACAGAGCTTGCTGATAAGACATTCATGAAAATAATGCAGATGGAACCAGCTGTTAGAAACATAACAAATTTAGTCCAAATTTATAAGCAGATGGTATCAGAGTCTTTAAAACCGCGTGAGGATGATATTGCCGATATAGCCTGTACTGCAGAAGATCCCGTCATCAATGAGCCCAGATCTGACAAAGCCAGTGAGCAAGGTAATTTAACATTTAGTGTTGATGACGATGGTGTTCTGCGCAACTCTAGAGATGTGGCTATGGCCAGAAAATTGGGTAAAGCACAGGAGAATAAATAA
- a CDS encoding DDE-type integrase/transposase/recombinase: MSQGKTLNSEQIRTIARLTFAGFTKSAIGIRERISRITVAHIQRRLFKANVVSENILKSKSNQELLYICYGSTSSNSMNDDAKKVACISRSEHQPDFEEIALDRIITRENKQFYYFRYIDECSFSSVTPITRSSFYRLLKDAEDKLKIQSKDPVMIIDKPYGVSCEIDFAGTKLELTLTGGIKETFSVFVATWSASCYTFGCFVQRQSTEATCNALANAFQRWGCLPHEIIPDNAKAWVEDCSVHGESVTNRSFNDYLSQFGVFISPASPRSPTHKSRVEFAVRLLTERVISKYDTKQELNLQEHNICLQKMIDKYINQAPFHK, translated from the coding sequence ATGTCTCAAGGTAAAACATTAAACTCTGAGCAAATAAGGACTATAGCGAGGCTGACTTTTGCTGGCTTCACTAAATCTGCTATTGGCATAAGAGAGCGCATATCACGAATAACAGTGGCCCATATTCAAAGAAGATTATTTAAGGCCAATGTTGTAAGTGAGAACATTTTAAAAAGCAAAAGCAATCAGGAGCTTTTATATATCTGCTATGGCTCAACAAGCTCAAATAGCATGAATGATGATGCAAAAAAGGTCGCCTGCATTTCCAGGTCAGAGCATCAGCCTGATTTTGAAGAGATTGCTTTAGATAGAATAATTACTCGTGAAAACAAACAGTTTTATTATTTCAGATATATTGATGAGTGTAGCTTTTCCTCCGTTACCCCTATAACTAGGAGCTCATTTTATCGCCTACTGAAGGATGCTGAAGACAAGCTTAAAATACAGAGTAAAGATCCTGTCATGATCATAGACAAGCCGTATGGAGTTAGCTGCGAGATTGATTTTGCAGGCACCAAACTTGAATTGACATTGACTGGAGGTATTAAGGAGACATTCAGTGTCTTTGTAGCTACGTGGTCTGCAAGCTGCTATACATTTGGCTGTTTTGTCCAGAGACAGAGTACTGAGGCAACATGTAATGCATTAGCTAATGCTTTTCAACGGTGGGGATGTCTGCCACATGAGATTATTCCAGATAATGCGAAGGCATGGGTTGAAGACTGCAGCGTGCATGGAGAGTCTGTAACAAACAGATCTTTTAATGATTACCTATCACAGTTTGGTGTATTTATATCACCCGCCTCTCCAAGGTCACCGACTCATAAGTCAAGGGTTGAATTTGCGGTACGACTATTGACTGAAAGAGTGATTAGTAAATATGATACAAAACAGGAGTTGAATCTGCAAGAGCACAATATCTGCCTGCAGAAAATGATTGATAAATACATAAATCAGGCACCGTTTCACAAGTAA